From the Streptomyces sp. 846.5 genome, the window CGAACTCCGACTGGCGCGACCTCGCCTCGACCCTGCGGGCCGGCCTCTCCCTCGGGCTGACCGGGCACCCCTTCTGGAGCCATGACATCGGCGGCTTCCACGGCACGCCCACCCCCGAACTCTTCGTCCGCTGGGCCCAGTTCGGCATGCTCTCACCGCTGAGCCGGTTCCACGGGATGACCTCCCGGCTGCCCTGGGACTTCGGCGACGAGGCCTACGCAGCCGTTCTGCACGCCGCCCGGCTGCGGATGACGCTGCTGCCCGCGCTCTACTCCGCCGCCGTCGAAGCCGTCCGCACCGGCGAACCGCTCACCCGCCCGATGGTCCTCGACCACCCGGACCGGCCCGACGCCCATGCCGCGGACCTGCAGTACCTGCTCGGCCCGGACCTGCTGGTCGCACCCGTCTACGCCCCGGGCGGCCGCCGACCCGTCTGGTTCCCCCCGGGCGAATGGCTCCCCTACGCGGGCGGCGAGCCGGTCTCCGGACCCGCCTGGCGCGACGTCGAACTGCCCCTCGCCACCGCGCCGCTGTGGATCCGGGCCGGAGCACTGGTGCTCACCACCCGCCCCGCCGAACGCGCCGGGGACGCACCGTTCGCGGAGGTGACCGCCGTCTGGACGATGCCGCAGGCCACCGCCCGGGCCGTGCTGCACGACGAGGACGGCAGCCGCACGGTCGTCACCACCGCCCTGGACGGCCGACGTCTGCATGTGCACACGGAAGGCTCCCCTCTCGAACCACGGCTGAGGATCGCCATCCTCAGCTCCACCGACGCCACTCCGCCGACAACGGACCTGGGCGCCGCCGCCATCGAGGTGAACAGCATGCTGGACCTCATGGCGGAGCCGCCGACAACCACATAGTCCCTGCCGCTCAGCGCACACGCCACCGATGCGCAGCGCTGCTCGGGCGGAGGGGATCGCGAGGGCGGCGATCAACTGGGCAGCGACGACCATGGGGCCTCCGATTCGGTTGCGGGCAAGGTAGCGCGAGGGGCTGACATCGCCTCCGATGTGAGGCCTGCCGCAGGGCCTCGAAGCACGCAGCAGGGTCTCCCGGCTGACGCCCCGTGAGACGGACGTCCTGGCGCAGCTGGCACGTGGCGATTCCAACGCGGAGATCGCCGCGGCGCTGGGGATGCGCGAGAGCACCGTCAAGGCACACGTCAGCCGCGTCCTCAGCACCCTCGGCGCCGGCAACCGCGTCCAGGCCGCTCTCCTGGCCCGCGACGTGGGGCTGGGCGGACCCGGATGACCGGTTCGTCGCGACGCGGGCCGTGGACCGGTGCCGGGTCAGTTGATCCGGCGGACGGTCCAGAGTTGGTCGGAGCTGTCGAGTTCGGTCCAGGAGACGGCCTTGGCGAGGTCGCTGGAGGAGCCCTGGGCGATGGTGACGAAGCGGCCGGTGGACTTGGACTGGATCAGGTACTGGTTGCCGTGCGGGACCAGGGTCCAGACCTGGGCCGCGTTGCCGGAGGCGGCCGGGGTCTGGGTGATCGCTTCGCTGGAGGCCGGGCTGGTGTCGGTGAGCGCGAGCCCGGACTGGCCGTTGACGATCTGGTAGCCGCCGCTCACCGCGACGAAGCGCCACAGGTGCCAGTTCTGGTTGGCGTACCACCACTGGTCGGCCTGGGTGCCCGAGGTGGTGGAGCCGCCGGGGATCTCCAGGTACTCGCCGAAGTTGTTCTGGATGGAGAGGAGCCCGGAGGTCAGGTCGGGGAACGCGGTCTGGGTGAGGGTCCAGTGCTGGTTGCCGCCGCCGGTGCTCTCCCACTGGTCGACGGAAGATCCGGAGGTCTTGGCCCACTGGTAGTCGTCGAGCAGCAGGTTGCTCCTGCGGTTGGTGATCGTGAAGCTGCCGTCCGAGAGCTGGGCGACGGCCCAGTCCTGGGCGGCGGAGCCGGGCGAGGCGGTGTCCAGTTCGACGGTGGCTCCGTCGGTGGTGGAGCCGCCGGTCGCGGCGAGCCGTAGGCCGCTGGCCGCGTTGGTGAGGGTGAAGTAGCCGTTGGCCTGGCGGTTCAGGGTCCACTGTTGCTGGGCGGAGCCGGGCGAGGCGGTGAGCTGGACCGCGCGGGTGCCGCTCGTCGTGCCGGTGGCGCCGGCGTTGAGGCCGGAGTAGCTGTTGCTCAGCGTGTAGGTGGCGCCGTTGGAGATGCCCGGGGCGATGTTGTCGAAGGCGAACTGGACCTGGTTGAGGTAGTTGCTGTCGTGGTAGCCGCCGGTGAGCGTCAGCACGGTGTTGCCGTCGGGCATCAGCATCAGCGAACGGCTGTAGCCGCCGGGTGCGTTGGACGCCTGGGACTTCCATGCGCTCGGGTCGCCGTTGGCGGTGTTGACGGCGAGCGCGGTCTGGCCGCCGTCGCTGACGACGATGGTGCCGTACTGGCCGCCGCTGGGGGTCCAGACGACATAGGGCTGGCAGCAGGGCTTGGTGCCGTCGTTGAGGACGATCTGCTGGCCGGTCGCGGAGGCGAAGCTCTCGGGGTCGGCGGCGATCCGGTAGTAGGCGGGGCAGCCGCCGCCGGGGGCGTTGCAGTACTCGTAGGTCATGATCCAGCGCCCGCCGCTGATCTGCGCGACGGTCGCCATGCCGGGGCGCGCGGTCTGCGCCGGGTAGACGACGTCGTCCACGACCGAGCCCCAGGTGGTGCCGTCCGTGGTGGTCTGGTGGACCAGCATCTGGGAGTGGACGGAGTTCTGCCGCTGGTCGGAGTAGTAGACGATCAGCTTGCCGTTGTTCATCAGCAGGAACGGTTCCCACACCGGGGTGTTGGGGTCCTGGACGTAGGCCGCGCCGCCCTTGGCCACCGAGCTGAGGAAGTGCCAGGTCTGCCCGTGGTCGGTGCTGTCGAAGAGCAGGATCTCGGTGGAGCTGCGGTCCGAGGGCACGGACAGTCCCGACTCCAGCAGCGTGCCGGCGGGCAATGCGCCCAGGGCGGCCGGGAGTTCGTAGATCTGTGGGTTCCAGCGCATGCCGTAGCCGTTGACGGTGTCGGTGACCTGGGAGAGGTAGCTCCAGGTGGATCCGCCGTCGGTGCTCTTGTAGACCGGGAACACCGGGGTGGTGTTGGTGTATACCTCGAAGGTGCTGAGCATGGTGCCGTTGGCGTCGCCGGCGTGGCGGAGGGTGACGCCTCGGGCGTACATGGCGCCGGGGTTGACGTAGCCGGCGCTCGCGGTCGGGGTGAAGATCGTCTGCACCCCACTGGTCTCGGCCCGGGCGGTGGGGCCCCAGACCAGGCAGAGGGCCACGGCGGTGAGTACCGCCAGCGCTGCTGCCCAGGGGGATCTCGCGGCTCTGGTCATCGATCCGTCCTTTCCTTTCTCGGAACGTGCTGGGTGGGGACGGCCGGTCGGGGAGCGGGTCAGCCCCGACCGGCCGTCGGCAGTGGGCGCCTCAGTGCGAGGCGGGCGTCTGCGGCGATGGCCCGGCCGTCGAGGGCGTCGGTCAGCGGGAAGTGGACGGTCACCCCGGTGGGTTCCCAGTTGAAGTGGTGCAGGGTGTGGACCCGGTGCTTGAGTCCGCGGTGCTCGTCCGGCCGTGCCCGGCAGTTGCTGCACCTTGACTTCTCCGGCCTGGTCCTCGCCGCCGGCCGGGTGGTCCAGCGCGCGTGCGTCCGACCGGTGGCCCGACACCGGGAGGCGTCAGCGCCGGAGGAGCTTCCACTCCTGGGAGCCGTCCGAGGCCGCGTACTGCAGGGTCAGCGGCGCACCGGCGGAGGCGCCGGTCAGGTACAGGGCCGTGTTCTTGACCGCCTGGAGTTCGTAGTACCCGTGGGCGCTCTTGACGAGGTTCCAGCTGCCGGTGGCGCTGTTGTCGACCCACTGGCCGAGCTGCTGGCCGACCGTGGCGTTGCCGGTCCAGATGGCTGCCGCGCGGCCGCCCGCCTTGTTCAGCAGGGTGACGCCGCCCTGCGGCTCGGTGGCGATGTGCCAGTACTGGGTGTCAGGGTTCGAGGTGGCGCCGGCGTTCTCCAGCACGACGTCGGGAACGTTGCCGTTGCCGAGGTTCGCGTCGTTGGTGTGGCCGCCGGTGCCGATCACCTGGCCGGTCTTCCGGTTGACCAGCTGGTAGTAGGCGCCGGTCGAGTGGCCGAGGTCGACCTCGGCGTACGCGAGCGTGGAGACGCCCTGGTTGCGCAGGATCACCAGGCGGCCGGTACCGGCGACGTACTGCAGGTCACGGCTGTACCCGGCGCCCAGAGGCGCCTGGTACTCCGTCCAGGTGCCGTCGCTGCGGCCGCTCCCGTCGACCCAGATGTCGCCACTGCCCGCGGCGTTGTAGGCCAGGCGGCCGTTGGGCAGCCTGATGATGACCGGGCTGCCGCCGGTGGCGAGGGACTGCGAGCCGGCATCGACCGGCAGCGAGGTGACGGCCTGTCCGGCGGAGGTGTCGCGGCGGAAGTCCAGCGGGCTGTCGGAGACCTTGTACCTGACGTTGGTCCCGCCGCCCCAGTACTCGTAGGTCAGCAGCCACTTGCCGTCCGTGGTGGGGACGAGGTTGGCCATGCCGGGCCGCCCGCCGCCGATCTCCGTCTTGCCGCCGCCCGCGTCCTGAGTCGACCCAGCCTGGGTCAGCCCCGCGACATCGACGACCGGGGCGCTCCAGTTCGCGCTGCGGCCGTCCCAGGTACGGTGCGCGAGAATCTGGCCGAGCGAGTCCTTGGCGGTGCCGTTGGCCGGGTCCGGAGTGGGGATGCCCGTGGTCGGGTCGTATCCGGTGTAGTCGTTCTCGTCCGAGTAGTAGCAGATGAGCTTCCCCTGATAGACCATCAGGTACGGCTCCCACAGCGGGTCCGACTGCCGGTAGGTGTTCGCTGTGGCGATGTTCTGGCCGAGCGCGCCCGCGCTGCCGCCCTGCCAGCCGCCGGTGGCGATGATGCCCTGCACCTTCCAGGTCACGCCCTGGTCGGTGCTGGCGTACAGGGCGATGGCCAGGTTGCTGCGGTCGCCGTCGTTGGACGGCGTCCAGTTGGGGTCGGCCGCCTTGTGCTCGAGGTAGTAGGAGTCGTCGCCGGACACCACGCTCGCCAGCAGCAGCGTTCCCCGCTTCAGCGTCCCGACGTTCTGCGGGAGCGTGTAGAGGTAGGGGTTGGTCCAGTTGCTGGTGTACTTCGCGTACTTGGGGTCGGTGGAGAGGTACGCGGGGGCCTTGACCTCGGACAGCGGCTGCCAGGACGTGCCGTGGTCGTCGCTTTTGTAGACGGGCAGGGTCTGCCCGTCCGCGCTGCCGCTCGCCGGCACCACGGTCGACTTCTCGAACGAAGCGACCAGTCGCCCGCTCGGCAACTGCGCCGACTTCGGGTAGATCGCGCAGTTGCCCAGGCCCTTCAGGCACGACTGGCTGCCGAGCTGGTAGAGGATGCCACCGGTCGGATCGTACGCCCGCGCACTGGCCATGGGGAACGCCAGCAGGGCGACGGTCGTGGCGAGGACGGCCAGCGTTCTGGCCGGTCGTGCAGTGAGCATGATTACTCCTTGATGGTGGGTCAGGAGACGAGTACGCGAACGTCCCAGGCACCGAGGTCGATTGCGGCGCCGACGGGGATGGAGCTGCCGTCCAGGACGTCGGACAGCACCACAGGGGCCTGTACCTGGGTGGGTTCCCAGTTCCAGTTGTGGACGATGTGGACCCGGCGTCCGTCCGGCGCGGTGCCGGTGGTGGCGGTGACGGAGGCGGGCAGGTCCGTCCAGCCGCCGACCG encodes:
- a CDS encoding RICIN domain-containing protein produces the protein MTRAARSPWAAALAVLTAVALCLVWGPTARAETSGVQTIFTPTASAGYVNPGAMYARGVTLRHAGDANGTMLSTFEVYTNTTPVFPVYKSTDGGSTWSYLSQVTDTVNGYGMRWNPQIYELPAALGALPAGTLLESGLSVPSDRSSTEILLFDSTDHGQTWHFLSSVAKGGAAYVQDPNTPVWEPFLLMNNGKLIVYYSDQRQNSVHSQMLVHQTTTDGTTWGSVVDDVVYPAQTARPGMATVAQISGGRWIMTYEYCNAPGGGCPAYYRIAADPESFASATGQQIVLNDGTKPCCQPYVVWTPSGGQYGTIVVSDGGQTALAVNTANGDPSAWKSQASNAPGGYSRSLMLMPDGNTVLTLTGGYHDSNYLNQVQFAFDNIAPGISNGATYTLSNSYSGLNAGATGTTSGTRAVQLTASPGSAQQQWTLNRQANGYFTLTNAASGLRLAATGGSTTDGATVELDTASPGSAAQDWAVAQLSDGSFTITNRRSNLLLDDYQWAKTSGSSVDQWESTGGGNQHWTLTQTAFPDLTSGLLSIQNNFGEYLEIPGGSTTSGTQADQWWYANQNWHLWRFVAVSGGYQIVNGQSGLALTDTSPASSEAITQTPAASGNAAQVWTLVPHGNQYLIQSKSTGRFVTIAQGSSSDLAKAVSWTELDSSDQLWTVRRIN
- a CDS encoding RICIN domain-containing protein: MLTARPARTLAVLATTVALLAFPMASARAYDPTGGILYQLGSQSCLKGLGNCAIYPKSAQLPSGRLVASFEKSTVVPASGSADGQTLPVYKSDDHGTSWQPLSEVKAPAYLSTDPKYAKYTSNWTNPYLYTLPQNVGTLKRGTLLLASVVSGDDSYYLEHKAADPNWTPSNDGDRSNLAIALYASTDQGVTWKVQGIIATGGWQGGSAGALGQNIATANTYRQSDPLWEPYLMVYQGKLICYYSDENDYTGYDPTTGIPTPDPANGTAKDSLGQILAHRTWDGRSANWSAPVVDVAGLTQAGSTQDAGGGKTEIGGGRPGMANLVPTTDGKWLLTYEYWGGGTNVRYKVSDSPLDFRRDTSAGQAVTSLPVDAGSQSLATGGSPVIIRLPNGRLAYNAAGSGDIWVDGSGRSDGTWTEYQAPLGAGYSRDLQYVAGTGRLVILRNQGVSTLAYAEVDLGHSTGAYYQLVNRKTGQVIGTGGHTNDANLGNGNVPDVVLENAGATSNPDTQYWHIATEPQGGVTLLNKAGGRAAAIWTGNATVGQQLGQWVDNSATGSWNLVKSAHGYYELQAVKNTALYLTGASAGAPLTLQYAASDGSQEWKLLRR